The proteins below are encoded in one region of Methanobacteriaceae archaeon:
- a CDS encoding DUF2304 family protein yields MIIYQYIGLLIGIVGVLFTLIRFKDKKMTFNMLLVWATIWLLLIIFSIYPNTTSILANITGIGRGLDLILILGLISCFYLIFKIYNMIENIEEEITILVREMALESKKIDNKGKNGKEESTDKKNYKIEEQFTNR; encoded by the coding sequence ATGATAATATACCAGTATATTGGATTATTAATTGGAATCGTAGGAGTTCTCTTTACTTTAATAAGGTTTAAAGATAAAAAGATGACTTTTAACATGCTCTTAGTGTGGGCAACAATCTGGTTACTTCTAATTATTTTTTCCATCTATCCCAATACAACTTCTATTTTGGCCAATATAACAGGTATAGGTAGAGGACTAGACTTAATACTAATTCTCGGACTGATCAGTTGTTTTTACTTAATCTTTAAAATTTACAACATGATTGAAAATATTGAAGAAGAAATAACTATTCTAGTTCGTGAAATGGCCTTGGAAAGTAAAAAAATCGACAATAAAGGAAAAAATGGCAAAGAAGAATCAACTGATAAAAAAAATTATAAAA
- a CDS encoding glycosyltransferase family 2 protein: MEVNEILFKEHINDIYVVVPAYNESRTIKRVLTELISLGLNLIVIDDGSTDNTYSAVEDILKQYPDQLNLYRHPLNRGLGAAISTGIEAALRQNSQITVTFDADGQHHSSDIIPLCQPILENQADVVIGKRNFKEMPFRKKFGNLVMNIITLIFYGKNVGDSQSGLRTFNRKAVELMELHSRDYGVSSEIIGEVQRKGLRLVEVPITTIYTDYSLSKGTNTKIGLKILAKLIRGFFK, translated from the coding sequence ATTGAAGTTAATGAAATATTATTTAAAGAACATATTAATGACATTTACGTAGTTGTTCCCGCTTATAATGAATCAAGAACCATTAAAAGGGTTTTAACAGAATTGATTTCTCTTGGACTAAATCTTATTGTCATTGATGATGGCTCTACCGATAACACATACTCGGCAGTAGAAGATATCTTAAAACAATACCCAGACCAGCTAAATTTATATAGACATCCATTAAACAGGGGATTAGGTGCGGCCATTTCTACAGGAATTGAAGCTGCACTAAGGCAAAATTCCCAGATTACTGTAACTTTCGATGCTGATGGTCAACATCACTCCAGTGATATAATTCCATTATGCCAACCAATTCTCGAAAATCAAGCTGATGTGGTTATTGGAAAGAGAAATTTTAAGGAAATGCCTTTCCGTAAAAAATTTGGTAATCTGGTGATGAATATTATCACCCTCATCTTTTATGGTAAGAATGTTGGAGACTCCCAGTCAGGATTGAGAACATTTAACCGTAAGGCAGTTGAGTTAATGGAACTCCACTCCCGTGATTACGGTGTTTCATCTGAGATAATTGGTGAAGTGCAAAGAAAAGGACTCCGTTTGGTCGAGGTTCCTATAACCACTATTTACACTGATTATTCACTTTCAAAAGGAACTAATACAAAAATCGGTTTGAAAATACTTGCAAAACTTATCAGAGGTTTTTTTAAATAG
- a CDS encoding flavodoxin family protein, producing the protein MTKIIGIVGSPRKDGNTENLVKEALKAAGKVGAETEIITLADKEIEPCVACDICKATGECAIYDDVPDILRKMLDSHGLIIGSPVYFGNVSAQVKILMDRSRPLRGDFKLQNKIGGAISVGGSRNGGQETTISTIHDFMLIHDMVLVGDGAPLAHYGGTGVGGAKDASESDEIGLETSQNLGRRVAELAVKLNG; encoded by the coding sequence ATGACAAAAATTATTGGAATTGTTGGGAGTCCTCGAAAAGATGGTAATACAGAAAATCTGGTTAAAGAAGCACTTAAAGCTGCTGGAAAGGTTGGTGCTGAAACTGAAATTATCACTCTTGCAGATAAAGAAATTGAACCATGTGTAGCTTGTGATATATGTAAAGCAACTGGAGAATGTGCCATCTACGATGATGTTCCAGATATCTTGAGAAAAATGCTTGATTCTCACGGATTGATTATTGGAAGTCCAGTGTATTTTGGAAATGTCTCTGCTCAAGTTAAAATTTTAATGGACCGTTCCCGACCTCTTCGTGGTGATTTTAAACTCCAAAATAAAATTGGTGGTGCTATAAGTGTAGGTGGATCCCGCAACGGTGGTCAGGAAACCACCATATCCACCATACATGATTTCATGTTGATTCACGACATGGTTCTTGTAGGGGATGGTGCTCCTTTAGCTCACTATGGGGGAACTGGAGTTGGGGGGGCTAAAGACGCCTCTGAAAGTGATGAAATAGGCTTGGAAACATCACAAAACTTGGGTAGAAGGGTGGCTGAATTAGCTGTAAAGTTAAATGGTTAA
- the tgtA gene encoding tRNA guanosine(15) transglycosylase TgtA, with product MNFEIKYKDARGRLGILKTPHGNIKTPALMPVIHPGKQTINVSDYGAEVVITNAYLIYKNEDLKIIAEKEGVHKLINFDGPIVTDSGSFQLSEYGDVQVTNKEILQFQEKIGTDIGTSLDIPTPPSVKRERAESELEITLQRAAEALEVRQELMLNSVVQGSTFPDLRRKCAKKLGKMDFQVHPIGAVVPLMESYRYEELVEVVMSSVSNLPDSRPRHLMGAGHPMIFALAVAMGCDLFDSAAYILYAEDDRLLMPNGTLKLENLYEMPCSCEVCTTHTPDELLKMEKEDRVQLIAKHNLWISFAEIRQIRQAIVEGSLWELVEQRCRAHPFLLEALRSLKNYIEDLEKYDPPYKKSAFFYSGSESLHRPEVYRHLERIKRTPLKKKVLVLPRTNKPYSEHLEVPQKYYKISQMECNELESTDEYEDMQMVVVDVPFAVIPLELDQVYPLAQNESPHDYDEDSIKRVVHVLKDYFKNFEEIIVSEEVMDTFQLNTIFQTKEYIFSKNPENKVNDLDRIKMIADYQFGTGAGEGLFNEKVEIVKSRKTGKIRHVYDGEELIATLRASDGIFVLAREGARRLHRFLPYPKNRVVVNEDAEPFAREGKSIFAKFVINCDIDIHAKEEVLIVNAEDQLLAFGKSILNGKEILDFNTGQAVKTRKGGL from the coding sequence TTGAACTTTGAAATAAAATACAAAGATGCTCGGGGAAGGCTGGGAATCCTTAAAACACCCCATGGAAATATTAAAACCCCAGCACTCATGCCAGTAATACACCCTGGAAAACAGACCATCAATGTATCTGATTACGGAGCAGAAGTAGTGATTACCAATGCATATTTAATCTACAAGAATGAAGATTTGAAGATAATTGCAGAAAAAGAGGGGGTTCATAAACTCATAAATTTTGATGGACCTATTGTTACAGATTCAGGTTCATTCCAGCTATCCGAATATGGCGACGTACAAGTTACTAATAAGGAGATTTTGCAGTTTCAAGAGAAGATTGGGACTGATATAGGAACCTCTTTGGACATACCCACCCCGCCCTCTGTTAAAAGGGAACGAGCTGAAAGTGAACTGGAAATAACACTTCAAAGAGCGGCAGAGGCACTGGAAGTGAGGCAAGAATTAATGCTTAATTCCGTAGTGCAGGGTTCCACTTTCCCTGATCTGCGCCGAAAGTGTGCAAAGAAACTGGGAAAAATGGATTTCCAGGTGCACCCCATAGGAGCAGTTGTACCACTCATGGAGTCTTACCGTTATGAAGAACTGGTGGAAGTGGTTATGTCATCAGTAAGCAATCTACCAGATTCACGTCCCCGCCACCTCATGGGTGCAGGTCATCCTATGATTTTTGCACTGGCAGTGGCCATGGGATGCGATCTCTTTGATTCGGCGGCCTACATTTTATACGCTGAGGATGACCGTCTTTTAATGCCCAACGGAACACTAAAACTTGAAAACCTATATGAAATGCCCTGTTCCTGTGAAGTATGCACCACCCATACACCAGATGAATTACTTAAAATGGAAAAAGAAGACAGGGTACAATTAATTGCTAAACACAATTTATGGATAAGTTTTGCAGAAATAAGACAAATACGTCAAGCTATAGTAGAAGGTAGTTTATGGGAACTTGTTGAGCAGCGTTGTCGAGCACATCCATTCTTATTGGAAGCACTTAGAAGTCTTAAAAACTATATTGAAGACTTGGAAAAATATGATCCTCCCTACAAAAAATCTGCATTCTTCTACTCTGGATCAGAATCTCTACATCGTCCAGAAGTATACAGACACCTGGAAAGGATTAAAAGAACACCATTAAAAAAGAAAGTTTTAGTCCTTCCTCGCACCAACAAACCCTATTCAGAACATTTAGAAGTTCCGCAAAAATACTACAAAATAAGTCAAATGGAATGCAATGAACTAGAAAGTACTGATGAATATGAGGATATGCAGATGGTTGTAGTTGATGTACCCTTTGCTGTGATTCCCCTGGAGTTGGATCAGGTTTATCCACTTGCTCAAAATGAATCACCTCATGATTATGATGAAGATTCAATTAAAAGGGTCGTTCATGTTCTTAAGGATTACTTTAAGAATTTTGAGGAGATTATTGTTAGTGAAGAAGTGATGGATACATTCCAACTTAATACAATATTCCAAACCAAAGAGTACATATTTTCAAAAAACCCTGAAAATAAAGTTAACGACCTTGATAGAATAAAAATGATTGCAGATTATCAGTTTGGTACTGGTGCTGGTGAAGGATTATTTAATGAAAAAGTAGAAATAGTGAAAAGTCGCAAAACTGGTAAAATACGTCATGTTTATGATGGTGAAGAACTCATTGCCACTTTAAGGGCCAGTGATGGTATATTTGTCCTAGCACGTGAGGGAGCACGGAGATTGCATCGATTCCTCCCCTACCCTAAAAACAGGGTGGTGGTGAATGAGGATGCAGAACCCTTTGCTCGTGAAGGAAAAAGTATATTTGCTAAATTCGTTATAAATTGTGATATAGATATCCATGCAAAGGAAGAAGTATTGATAGTGAATGCTGAAGACCAATTATTGGCCTTTGGAAAGTCAATTTTAAATGGAAAAGAAATACTTGATTTTAACACAGGTCAAGCAGTTAAAACACGCAAAGGAGGCTTATAA
- a CDS encoding nascent polypeptide-associated complex protein: MLPGAGMNPKQLKQMQRAMKQMGMDMKDVKGVMEVVIKFKNKELVINNPKVNVMNFMGQDTYQISGKAKERKIEAELVIPDDDVDLVASQTGVTQEEARKALEDTNGDLAEAILRLS; this comes from the coding sequence ATGTTACCAGGTGCAGGAATGAATCCAAAACAGCTCAAACAGATGCAAAGAGCCATGAAACAGATGGGAATGGACATGAAAGATGTTAAAGGTGTCATGGAAGTAGTAATCAAATTCAAAAATAAAGAATTGGTTATCAACAATCCCAAAGTTAATGTGATGAATTTCATGGGACAGGATACTTATCAGATATCTGGAAAAGCCAAGGAAAGAAAAATAGAAGCTGAGCTGGTAATTCCTGATGATGATGTGGACTTGGTGGCCTCCCAGACCGGTGTCACCCAGGAAGAAGCCAGGAAAGCTCTGGAAGATACTAATGGGGATCTGGCTGAGGCCATCTTGAGGTTAAGTTGA
- a CDS encoding metallophosphoesterase, with protein sequence MVLIAHISDMHVGALAFREELILNAIDRINDMEVDATVITGDLSDNGYYSELKEAAEYLRQFKSPIVVVPGNHDSRHLGNRCFEEVIKDHRYGTLTVEKTPEKQGFKVIGLDSSEPDLNYGKIGRSQQHFMEKEIKIASREGLFKIIALHHHIIPVPRTGRERNVLSDAGDILMSLIENNADLVLSGHKHVPHTWIVHETVFATAGTVSSLKLRGKDIPSFNTINIDNEHIEINLESADGNSRSLARYENRCR encoded by the coding sequence ATGGTTTTAATTGCCCATATTTCTGACATGCATGTAGGTGCACTGGCATTTAGAGAAGAATTAATTCTCAATGCTATTGATAGAATAAATGACATGGAAGTTGACGCTACCGTAATAACCGGTGACTTATCGGATAATGGATATTACTCAGAATTAAAAGAGGCTGCAGAGTATTTAAGACAATTCAAAAGTCCCATTGTAGTTGTGCCTGGAAACCATGATTCCCGTCACCTGGGAAACCGCTGCTTTGAAGAAGTAATTAAAGACCATCGTTACGGAACCCTTACCGTAGAAAAAACTCCTGAAAAACAAGGGTTCAAAGTTATTGGACTTGATAGCAGTGAACCAGATCTTAACTATGGAAAGATAGGCAGATCTCAGCAGCACTTCATGGAAAAGGAGATTAAAATAGCATCTAGGGAAGGATTGTTCAAAATTATCGCATTACATCACCATATCATTCCAGTTCCTCGCACTGGAAGGGAAAGAAATGTTTTGAGTGATGCCGGGGATATCCTAATGTCTTTAATTGAAAACAATGCTGATTTAGTTTTATCCGGTCATAAACATGTTCCACATACTTGGATTGTTCATGAGACAGTTTTTGCAACTGCTGGAACTGTTTCATCCCTGAAATTGAGAGGTAAAGATATCCCGTCCTTTAACACCATTAATATAGATAATGAACATATAGAAATCAACTTAGAAAGTGCTGATGGAAATAGTCGCAGTCTAGCCCGATATGAAAACAGGTGCAGGTGA
- a CDS encoding Zc3h12a-like ribonuclease, producing MQVIVDASNVAHFGKKDGKPSLQKIFKAVQALEKLGYHPILIADASLRHEIDEKEEFNKLLDEEKIHQVPSGTTADHYILKLAEDEDAKILSNDAFREYYDEFRDINSRRIPYSFKGDEIVIGSSAKPKKIKNILQKICNQILSEFEKKGYDSYKLKKNKKLSGIAVAKEAIDRISKSRDEGIDSKIEGVFMKIPLFDKVMQMVEDAEKTSDFIIFVLVSPRDYRDAVRNAGNIAVTVGDRLKLDHAPLVAVRNDLFTKPGAFELNIIYSDEILEESPFNVNITINDHDYSFVKKNSRNIASTVAARLGTWKFPIVSVKPSMLMEKPGHFDINLDKGGDN from the coding sequence TTGCAGGTAATTGTGGATGCATCTAACGTAGCCCACTTTGGAAAAAAAGATGGTAAGCCCAGCCTACAAAAAATATTCAAAGCTGTTCAGGCTCTGGAAAAATTAGGTTACCATCCCATACTCATTGCTGATGCTTCGCTAAGGCATGAAATAGATGAGAAGGAAGAATTCAACAAACTTCTTGATGAGGAGAAAATACACCAAGTACCATCTGGAACCACAGCTGATCACTACATCCTGAAATTAGCCGAAGATGAAGATGCTAAAATATTATCAAATGATGCATTTAGAGAATATTATGATGAATTCAGAGACATAAACAGTCGAAGAATTCCTTACAGCTTCAAAGGAGACGAAATCGTAATAGGAAGTTCTGCGAAGCCTAAAAAAATCAAAAATATCCTGCAGAAAATCTGTAACCAAATATTATCCGAGTTTGAGAAAAAAGGATATGATTCATATAAACTGAAAAAGAATAAGAAGCTTTCGGGTATTGCAGTTGCTAAAGAAGCAATAGATAGAATTTCCAAGAGCAGGGATGAAGGTATTGACTCTAAGATTGAAGGAGTCTTTATGAAAATTCCCCTATTTGATAAAGTAATGCAAATGGTGGAAGATGCCGAGAAAACCAGCGATTTTATAATATTTGTACTGGTCAGTCCCCGAGACTACAGGGATGCAGTAAGAAATGCAGGTAATATTGCAGTAACTGTGGGTGATCGTTTGAAACTGGACCACGCACCTCTTGTTGCTGTTCGTAATGATTTATTCACTAAACCCGGGGCATTTGAACTTAACATCATCTATTCTGATGAAATTTTAGAGGAATCACCATTCAATGTGAACATCACCATAAATGATCATGACTACTCTTTTGTTAAGAAAAACTCCCGTAATATAGCCAGCACTGTTGCTGCCAGGTTAGGAACCTGGAAGTTCCCTATAGTCTCGGTCAAACCCAGTATGCTAATGGAAAAACCAGGACACTTCGATATAAACCTGGACAAGGGAGGAGACAATTAG
- the argJ gene encoding bifunctional ornithine acetyltransferase/N-acetylglutamate synthase, translating to MKKIDGGICSVENVKAAGACEDNYGVAVIHYPGSNAAAVFTSNKVQAAPITVTRKAVENGKISAVVANSGNANCFTGKKGIEVAELMASQVAESLNLPPEDVAVASTGIIGRQLPVNIISELTTQALRRLENSAQASRNAAEAIMTTDTYPKECAVETTLKNGESIRIGGIAKGSGMIAPNMGTMLSFIATDLEASPSELQKALKEAVDKTFNMVIVDGDESTNDVVVLMAKPGKGKIDEKFQTALEYLCGDLARMMAHDGEGATKFMQVEVEGALTQQDARSAAKAIVKSPLVKTALFGADPNWGRIVAAVGYSGARMDEDKISVRLEEGERFVKIVDCGEIKAFDGTEELELAESIMEREEIKIIVNLGLGKFKATAYGCDLSYDYVRINSEYST from the coding sequence ATGAAAAAAATTGATGGCGGAATATGTTCAGTTGAAAATGTTAAGGCAGCCGGTGCTTGTGAAGATAATTATGGAGTAGCAGTAATCCATTACCCTGGAAGTAATGCAGCAGCCGTGTTTACAAGCAACAAAGTTCAAGCTGCCCCAATTACCGTCACCAGAAAAGCTGTTGAAAATGGTAAAATCTCAGCAGTGGTTGCCAACAGCGGAAATGCCAATTGTTTCACTGGAAAAAAAGGAATTGAAGTTGCAGAATTAATGGCGTCTCAAGTTGCAGAAAGCCTCAACCTACCTCCAGAAGATGTGGCAGTTGCCTCCACAGGTATCATAGGTCGCCAGTTACCAGTAAATATTATCAGCGAACTCACCACCCAGGCACTACGCAGATTGGAAAACTCTGCTCAGGCCTCACGAAACGCTGCCGAAGCCATAATGACCACTGACACTTATCCTAAGGAATGCGCAGTAGAAACCACCCTAAAAAATGGAGAATCAATTAGAATCGGTGGAATAGCCAAAGGTTCGGGGATGATCGCACCGAACATGGGAACCATGCTGTCATTTATAGCAACAGATTTAGAAGCCAGCCCCTCCGAACTTCAGAAGGCCCTTAAAGAAGCCGTTGATAAAACATTCAACATGGTGATTGTTGACGGTGATGAAAGCACCAATGACGTGGTGGTATTAATGGCCAAACCAGGGAAAGGAAAAATCGATGAAAAATTCCAGACAGCCCTGGAATATCTCTGCGGAGATCTGGCTCGTATGATGGCCCATGATGGTGAAGGTGCCACCAAATTCATGCAAGTGGAAGTTGAGGGTGCTCTAACACAGCAAGATGCAAGAAGTGCTGCCAAGGCAATAGTGAAATCCCCCCTAGTTAAAACTGCACTTTTTGGGGCAGATCCGAATTGGGGACGTATAGTGGCTGCAGTAGGATACTCCGGAGCACGTATGGATGAAGATAAAATAAGTGTACGTCTGGAAGAAGGGGAAAGATTTGTTAAAATCGTTGACTGCGGAGAAATAAAGGCTTTTGACGGAACCGAAGAATTGGAACTGGCTGAAAGTATAATGGAACGGGAAGAAATAAAGATAATTGTAAATTTAGGACTTGGAAAATTCAAGGCAACTGCCTATGGTTGTGATCTTAGCTATGACTATGTACGCATAAATTCAGAATATTCCACCTAA
- the rfbD gene encoding dTDP-4-dehydrorhamnose reductase, whose translation MKVMIIGAEGMLGHDLEAIFKIDHEVATTNIQTLDITDIDKTINTVKDLNPDVVVHAAAFTDVDGSESKPELAYQVNALGTRNVVVACQESGSALVYISTDYVFDGTKDTPYREYDQTNPLGIYAKSKHQGELYIRDLLNKFFIVRTSWLYGYHGPNFVTTMLKLAEEMDNISVVSDQIGSPTYTVDLAEAIKMLITKPAYGIYHITNSEHCSWYEYAQLIFENAGVEVQLNPVTTEEFGSPAPRPKYSVLENYNWKMEGFPELRSYKEALLDYMKLLK comes from the coding sequence ATGAAAGTAATGATAATCGGGGCAGAAGGAATGTTAGGCCATGATTTAGAGGCTATATTCAAAATAGACCATGAAGTAGCCACTACCAACATTCAAACCCTGGACATCACTGACATCGATAAAACAATTAACACAGTTAAAGATTTAAATCCAGATGTAGTGGTGCATGCTGCAGCTTTTACCGATGTTGATGGTAGTGAATCAAAACCAGAACTCGCTTATCAAGTCAATGCCCTGGGAACAAGGAATGTTGTTGTGGCCTGCCAGGAATCCGGCAGTGCTCTGGTTTATATCTCTACAGATTATGTTTTTGACGGAACTAAAGACACTCCCTATCGTGAATACGACCAGACCAATCCACTGGGCATATACGCAAAAAGCAAACATCAGGGAGAATTATACATCCGTGATTTGTTAAACAAATTCTTCATAGTCAGAACATCATGGTTATATGGATATCATGGTCCCAATTTCGTTACTACCATGCTAAAACTGGCTGAGGAGATGGACAACATATCCGTGGTCAGTGATCAAATAGGATCCCCCACTTACACTGTGGATCTGGCTGAAGCCATTAAAATGCTAATCACTAAACCAGCTTATGGTATCTATCATATTACCAATAGTGAACACTGCTCATGGTATGAATATGCTCAGTTAATCTTTGAAAATGCAGGTGTTGAAGTACAATTGAATCCTGTTACAACTGAAGAATTTGGAAGTCCTGCACCACGCCCTAAATATTCTGTACTTGAAAATTACAACTGGAAAATGGAAGGATTTCCAGAACTCAGAAGTTACAAAGAAGCTTTATTGGACTATATGAAGTTGTTGAAGTAG
- a CDS encoding LL-diaminopimelate aminotransferase, giving the protein MAVQINENYLLLQSNYIFSEINHRVEKYQKENPDARIIRMGIGDVTRPLPEAVIEKFQEAVHEMGKSESFRGYGPEQGYDFLIEKIIEHDYGTRGIELSHDEVFISDGAKCDTGNIQEIFGLNNTVAVTDPVYPVYVDSNVMAGRTGPMQEDGRYQKLVYIPCTEENSFVPELPETPVDLIYLCFPNNPTGTTLNHEQLKEWVDYAARNNSIILFDAAYEAYIQEDNIPHSIYEIEGAREVAIEFRSFSKNAGFTGTRCAYTVVPKELVGFDAGGNPHSLNSLWNRRQTTKFNGVSYPVQVAASAVYSPKGQKEIKESIEYYMNNASIIRESLSSIGLRIYGGINSPYIWIKTPDEMDSWQFFDFLLNEAHIVGTPGVGFGPSGEGYLRLTAFNTLENTKEAMERISKLSL; this is encoded by the coding sequence ATGGCAGTTCAAATCAATGAAAACTACTTGTTGCTTCAAAGCAACTATATATTTTCTGAAATCAACCATAGAGTTGAAAAATACCAAAAAGAAAACCCTGATGCCCGTATTATACGTATGGGGATCGGTGATGTTACACGTCCTTTACCTGAAGCAGTGATTGAAAAATTTCAGGAAGCTGTCCATGAAATGGGTAAAAGTGAATCTTTCCGAGGCTATGGACCAGAACAGGGTTATGACTTTTTAATTGAAAAAATTATAGAACACGATTATGGAACTCGTGGTATTGAATTATCCCATGATGAAGTATTCATCAGTGACGGAGCTAAATGTGATACAGGTAATATTCAGGAAATATTTGGCCTTAATAACACTGTAGCAGTTACAGATCCAGTTTATCCAGTCTATGTTGACAGCAATGTGATGGCAGGTCGAACAGGGCCCATGCAAGAAGATGGGCGCTACCAGAAACTGGTTTACATCCCCTGCACTGAAGAAAACAGCTTTGTACCTGAACTCCCGGAAACCCCTGTAGACCTAATCTATTTATGTTTCCCTAACAACCCTACCGGAACCACACTAAACCATGAACAACTCAAAGAATGGGTGGATTATGCTGCGAGAAATAATTCAATCATTCTCTTTGACGCTGCGTACGAAGCATACATCCAGGAAGACAACATACCACATAGCATCTACGAAATTGAAGGTGCCCGGGAAGTTGCCATCGAATTTAGGAGTTTTTCTAAAAATGCAGGATTCACCGGCACTCGTTGTGCTTATACCGTAGTTCCTAAAGAACTTGTGGGCTTTGATGCTGGAGGCAATCCTCATTCACTTAACAGTTTATGGAATCGTCGCCAGACAACTAAATTCAATGGTGTTTCTTACCCTGTGCAGGTAGCAGCCAGTGCAGTTTATTCCCCTAAAGGTCAAAAAGAGATAAAAGAATCCATTGAATATTATATGAATAATGCATCTATTATTAGAGAGAGTTTAAGTTCTATCGGTTTAAGAATTTATGGAGGAATCAATTCACCCTACATATGGATAAAAACACCGGATGAAATGGATTCCTGGCAATTTTTTGACTTCCTACTAAATGAAGCACATATAGTAGGCACCCCTGGTGTGGGTTTCGGTCCCAGTGGAGAAGGTTATCTTAGACTTACAGCTTTCAACACCCTGGAAAACACAAAAGAAGCCATGGAACGGATTTCCAAATTATCATTATAA
- a CDS encoding UDP-N-acetylmuramoyl-L-alanine--D-glutamate ligase — protein MKCVVIGAGNAGRPAARILNYAGHNVQITDQKKLEEFPDAVQNTLKKMEEEGVCLHLGSDNPANIEDVDAVYISPNIPKDSPVRHHLVSNELKLLINQDIANILDSAINMDVIGVTGTLGKTSTTHIISEIFENAGYNVWTCSSLSGNLLSEVIVEGIIEGDHLKSDLAVLELPHGTIRLLSELNLKVGLITNIFSDHLSEFDGSVEKYAQRKLMITDSSDVLISNVQCRDILKSHNKLHKNTIFYGVDNSSCDVSGSIHNGIIGIQYKLKGREGEFKSEFNLRGYYFENTVAAVAVALAYGLKIESIENALSKIKGIPGRLEYIGDYAGREVHFDAAFVPEGIISTLEQFTRPQKSNLIILIDNPDSTNPRDKFEIGKVLGEYAQVIIASGFNETTKILDMKSAHELLEGARDSDALKIAVEDMFTAGEMSIKHSKPGDIILHIGPGAITNYDNLKSKMMRGIKAGCKKYTNS, from the coding sequence ATGAAGTGTGTGGTGATTGGAGCAGGTAATGCAGGGAGGCCAGCTGCCAGAATTCTAAATTACGCAGGTCATAATGTGCAGATAACTGATCAAAAGAAGTTGGAGGAATTTCCAGATGCTGTGCAGAATACTCTGAAAAAGATGGAGGAAGAAGGTGTTTGCCTTCATCTGGGAAGTGATAATCCGGCTAATATTGAAGATGTAGATGCAGTTTATATATCTCCTAATATCCCTAAGGATTCCCCGGTGAGACATCATTTAGTTAGTAATGAACTAAAGTTACTCATTAACCAGGATATAGCTAACATATTAGACAGTGCAATTAACATGGATGTTATTGGAGTTACTGGAACCCTGGGAAAGACCAGCACCACTCATATTATCTCTGAAATATTCGAAAACGCAGGTTATAATGTATGGACTTGTTCATCACTTTCTGGAAATCTTCTCAGCGAAGTTATAGTAGAGGGAATAATTGAAGGCGATCATCTTAAAAGCGATTTGGCTGTATTGGAATTACCCCATGGTACCATCAGATTACTCTCTGAACTCAACCTTAAGGTGGGACTGATAACCAACATTTTTTCTGATCATTTATCGGAATTTGATGGATCAGTGGAAAAGTATGCTCAGAGAAAGCTAATGATCACTGATTCCAGTGATGTTCTAATTTCAAATGTACAATGTAGAGATATATTGAAATCACATAATAAATTACATAAAAATACCATATTCTATGGAGTGGATAACAGTTCATGTGATGTATCAGGTTCAATTCATAATGGAATCATTGGAATCCAATACAAATTAAAAGGTCGTGAAGGAGAATTTAAATCTGAATTCAATCTCCGCGGATACTATTTTGAAAACACGGTGGCAGCTGTGGCAGTGGCTTTAGCTTACGGATTAAAAATAGAATCTATAGAGAATGCTTTAAGTAAAATCAAAGGTATCCCTGGTCGTCTTGAATATATAGGTGATTATGCAGGCCGTGAAGTTCATTTCGATGCAGCATTTGTTCCTGAAGGTATTATTTCCACCTTAGAACAGTTTACCAGGCCTCAAAAATCAAATTTGATTATTTTAATAGACAATCCTGACAGCACCAATCCACGGGACAAGTTTGAAATTGGTAAAGTTTTAGGAGAATATGCCCAGGTAATCATTGCCAGTGGATTTAATGAAACTACCAAGATCCTGGACATGAAATCAGCCCATGAACTCTTAGAGGGGGCTCGAGATTCAGATGCTCTTAAGATAGCAGTGGAAGATATGTTCACTGCCGGGGAAATGTCCATTAAACACTCCAAACCTGGGGATATTATTCTTCACATTGGACCTGGAGCTATAACCAACTATGATAATCTGAAATCCAAAATGATGAGAGGAATAAAGGCTGGATGCAAAAAATATACCAATAGTTGA